The Candidatus Thermoplasmatota archaeon nucleotide sequence GGCAAATACGCGATGCAGATCCACCCCATCGACGACCAGGTGTCGTGCGGAAAGTGCGGCAACCTCGGCGCCTACTACTACCTGCGGCAGACGCGCAAGTCCGACGAGCCAACGACGGCCTTCTACACGTGCACGCGGTGCAGCAACAAGTGGCGGCACGCCCGCTAGGAGCCGCATGGCCGTCGCCGGACTTCCGGACGAGGTCCTGCTGTACGCCGTCGGCGCCGTCGCCTCGCCGATTCTCGTGGCCGCGTGGCTGTGGCACCGAAACCTCGTTCGTCGGGAGCGCCTGCGCGACGTCGGCCTCATGTTCCTCTGGGGCGCCCTGGTGGCCACGTCCGTCTCGGTGGTGCTCGAGTGGCCGTTTTCCGCCGGCGGCGTGGGCAGCCTGGTCCTTCTTGCCGTCGTCGTGGCGCCCCTCGTCGAGGAAGCCGCCAAGCTTGCCGGCGTGCACCTCCTGCGCCGCCGCTTCACGGCGCTTCCCGACGGCTACGTGATGGGCGCGGTCTCGGGCCTGGGTTTTGCCGCCGCCGAGAACGTCGTCTACGTCCTCGCCGTGTACGCAGCCGCAGGCGGCGAGGGCGCCGTGGCGGTCCTTGTCCTGCGCGCGTTCACGAGCACCTTCGTCCACGCGGCGGCGACGGCGACAAGCGGCTTCGGCCTCGTCCGCAAGCGCCTGTCGGGGCTTCCGCTTGCTCCGTATTTCCTCACCGCAGTCGCGCTCCACGCGGCGTTCAACGGCGCCGCGTTGTGGACTGAATTCACTGGAGACGCGTCCTTGACCGTCGTCGTCCTGTTCGCGCCGGCCGTCCTGCTTTGGCACGTGGCCCGGCGCATCCACGCCCTCGAACGGCTCGCGCCGGTCCTCACGAGGCCCGGCGAGCCCGCGCTCCCGTGGCCGCCGCGGCGGCCCGGCTGGGTCGGCCGCGCGTGCACGCAGTGCGGCCTTGCCGTGTCCGTGCCGCCGGGCCTTGCATGGGAATGTCCCCGCTGCCGATCCGTGCAGCCGCCGGCGCCTGCGCCGCCGGCCGGCGTCCCGCCGACCGACTAGGCCGGCCGCGCCCGCTGCGCGATGCGGGCGGCCTCGTCCGCCAGGCGAAGGTTGCTGTTGAGCGAGGCGCGCAGCGAGGAGATGTCTTCGGCCCGGATGTCGATGGAAACGCGGCGGCCCTGCAGCGTCACGGCCGTCCAGGACCGCTGGATCGGCTCGGTGACCTCGGGCGCAAGGCTCGCCTGGACCGCGCGCGCGTGCGCCTCCGACGCAAAATCGAGCGTGACGACAAGCGTGTGCTCGGGCAACCTATCGCGCCTTGATCTTCTTGGGTACGGTGGGGCGCTCCTTGTAGAACACCTTGGAGCCGCAGTACGGACAGCGCATGCCGATGTTGTTGGCGTCGAATTCGATCGAGCGCTTGCACTTGCCGCAGCGGTACATCGGGATCACTCCTCGGAGGGCGTCTCGGACGCCTTGGCGCCGCGGCCGCGGCGACGGGGCGAAGGCGCGGTCGGCGCGCCCGGCGCGACGGCGCCGAGGATCTCCTCGCGCTTCTTCTTGCGGCCCTCGAGGGCTTCCTTGATGGCGCGTTGGCTCGCCTTGTACGCGGGAGTCTCCGGGACGTAGGCGCCGCCGGCGAAGGTGTGGCCGCACTTGCGGCATCCCCAGATGCCGGCCGAGACGCGGCGAACCTTGGGCGCTCCGCAGGTGGGGCACGTGTGGGTCGCCTTCATGCGGCTCTCGACCTCGCGGATCTGGCGACGGATCGAGACGCCGTAGCGCGGGCCGAACCGGCCCACGGACTTGACCTTCTTCGTTCGCTTGGACATGGAGAGGACCCTCCGCGACGACGGTTCGCAAACCAGTGACCCTATTTAAACGTTCGTTCGGGTCGGGCAGCGAAGCGGCGTTGGCGCGGCGGACGCTAGCGAACCGCCTCCAAGAGCTTGGCGCGAATCTCCTCGCCCTTGATCCTGGCCGTCCGCACGCATTGGAGGACCTCGTCCTTCGTGAGCGTTCCGGCGAGCCCTTTCTGCATGGCCCGGATGAGGCCGTTCTCGTCGACGGCCACGGTAAGGCGCGGCGCGGCGACCTGGTCTTCCAGCAGGTTCGGGTCCACGACAAGCCCGTTCCCGATCTTGGCGTGCGTGACCGAGATGGGGGTGTGCTGGATGGGCAACGGAAAGTCGACTCCGTCTCCCTTCTTGTACTTGGCCGCCGGCACCTTGGCCGACAGGAGCGCGCCCATGGCCGCCAGGCTTGCCGCGTCGAAAAGGTTCCCGTCGTAGTCGACGATGTGGAGGTCGATGTACACCATCCACACCTCCTCGCCGGGCGTGATGCACATCTTCTCAAGCGCGATCGTGTCCGTCTCGCGGATGCCGCGGTCGACCACGCGCGCAAGCTCGATCGACTCGGGGCGGGGGGGACCGGCCTCGAAATCGGGCGAGGCCATGGGAATGAGCTCGGCCGACGTCGTCATGACGCCCGTGGCCGGCTGATCGGGGTACGGCGTTCCGGGCTGGATCTTGACGCCCGCGAAGACCTCGGTCTCCCCGATCT carries:
- the rrp42 gene encoding exosome complex protein Rrp42 — its product is MAQSVVADIRRDYVESLVRDGKRTDGRAFDQFREVRIQPRVVGQAEGSARVQIGETEVFAGVKIQPGTPYPDQPATGVMTTSAELIPMASPDFEAGPPRPESIELARVVDRGIRETDTIALEKMCITPGEEVWMVYIDLHIVDYDGNLFDAASLAAMGALLSAKVPAAKYKKGDGVDFPLPIQHTPISVTHAKIGNGLVVDPNLLEDQVAAPRLTVAVDENGLIRAMQKGLAGTLTKDEVLQCVRTARIKGEEIRAKLLEAVR
- a CDS encoding PrsW family intramembrane metalloprotease, whose protein sequence is MAVAGLPDEVLLYAVGAVASPILVAAWLWHRNLVRRERLRDVGLMFLWGALVATSVSVVLEWPFSAGGVGSLVLLAVVVAPLVEEAAKLAGVHLLRRRFTALPDGYVMGAVSGLGFAAAENVVYVLAVYAAAGGEGAVAVLVLRAFTSTFVHAAATATSGFGLVRKRLSGLPLAPYFLTAVALHAAFNGAALWTEFTGDASLTVVVLFAPAVLLWHVARRIHALERLAPVLTRPGEPALPWPPRRPGWVGRACTQCGLAVSVPPGLAWECPRCRSVQPPAPAPPAGVPPTD
- a CDS encoding transcription factor S encodes the protein MFCPNCKSMMFPVAGKLTCRKCGATKAAESQVIRDTEKPRDDKSLFIEDPGKYAMQIHPIDDQVSCGKCGNLGAYYYLRQTRKSDEPTTAFYTCTRCSNKWRHAR
- a CDS encoding KEOPS complex subunit Pcc1, whose amino-acid sequence is MPEHTLVVTLDFASEAHARAVQASLAPEVTEPIQRSWTAVTLQGRRVSIDIRAEDISSLRASLNSNLRLADEAARIAQRARPA
- a CDS encoding DNA-directed RNA polymerase subunit P, which produces MPMYRCGKCKRSIEFDANNIGMRCPYCGSKVFYKERPTVPKKIKAR